From Spiroplasma endosymbiont of Amphimallon solstitiale:
CATTCTATTAACAGCATTATTACCAGCACCACCAATACCAATTACCCGAATTGATGCTATTGGTTTAAATTGTGAATTATTATGTTCCATTTTATTTTCCTCCTGAGTAATCAAATTGTCTTCTTCTATTTACTACCATCATTATACTGATAATTTGGTTGAAAGGGGGAATTATAATGCTTATTATCATAATTATTAGAATGCGTATAATGATTTAATTTTGATACAATTTCTGGTTTATGTATTGATGAAATATAATTATTGCTAAAAACATTTACTAAATGTTGGTAGTGAGTATTACCGATTAAAGTAGTTCACTGATAACTATATGCACCAGGAGTTTGGCTGAGCATATATTTTACTTCTTTTAGTTTGCTATTATTTTTAAAATAGTTGGCAAAACCACATAAACCAATAGTAATTCCCGTAAAAATAATTTCCATATCTGAACTATTATTATCACTAACTTCATCAAGAAAATATTCAATACAAGAAATAATTTCATTAATTTGTTTTTTAACTGTTGCTTGTAAATCAGTTTTTGTTAAACGAACAATAGATTTTGTTTGGTCATCAACATACTTATCAACAACAACATCGCATAAATAATTACTACTTATATTAATAATTTTTTGTAAATATCTTTCAGCTTTATCATAACCACAATGCATTTGCTTCATTAATGATTGAATTATTTGATTTCAACCAATTTTAATATTAGTTGTTGCAAATAATACTGAATTACTAAAAACACTAATCTTAGTACTATTAATATTTCAATCAACTAAAACTGTATTACGATTAAAATCAGTATTTTTAATATTACATACTAATGCAAATTGATCTAAAGTAACCGTTAACAATTCTGTTTCGGCATTAGTTAATACTTCGAGGTGAGAATTATATAAACTTTTAGGTAATGAATAAACTAAAGCATCAACATGCATAACTTGTCCTTTTTTAGCAATTGGTAATTGTTCATTACCAATTGCATGATCAACTTTAAAATTGTATGGTTTAGTTAAACAAATAATTTCACTATTATCAATAGTAATGTTTTTAGCCATTTCAATCACTTTACTACAATCTTCATCAGTAATAATGTGATTAGCATCTTTAAAGTCAAGTGATGCTTGTGATTGATAAATTTTTAAATTATTTGAAGGTAAAGTTAAGGCAATACGTTGTACTTTTATATTTAAAGTATTATTAATTTTATTAATAATTTGCCTTAATAACTTACCTGTAGCAATTGAATTAATAATTACACCATTTTCAGAAAACTGTTCAGTATCAACAGTTTCTTTATATAAAACCTGAATTTGATTATTAACATAATTATTAACCATAACTTTTAAACTAAAATCTTCAATTTGACATACAACATATAGTTCTTGAAAATTCATATTGCTCACCTCCAAACGTTTTTACGAATCAATATAAGTAATAACTCTTAGTTTTGCACTTCGTGCTCTTGGATTTTTATTTATTTCATCAGGCTTTGGTGTAATTGGTTTTTTAATTATTAACTGATATTTTGTTTTTCAATTATTGTGAACTGGTAATTTAGCATATAATTGTGCTTGTGGATCAATTAAAACTTCATTAAAAGTTTGTTTAACAATACGATCTTCTAAAGAATGAAAACTAATAACAACAATTCTACCATTAGAATTTAATAATTTCAAAGATTGTTTTAAAGAAGATTTTAATGTTTCTAACTCGTTATTAACAGCAATTCTTAATGCTTGAAAAGTCTTTTTGGCAGGATGATGATGCTTATTTAATACTCTTACTGGTAATGATTTTTTAATAATCGTAACCAATTGTAAAGTGGTATCAATTGGTTGAAAAGTTCTTGTTTTAATAATATTTTTAGCAATACTACTAGCAAATACTTCTTCACCATAATTTTTAATAATTGTTTTTAATTGCTCATAATTATAATTATTAACAATATCTCACGCATTTAATTTTTGACTTTGATCCATACGCATATCTAACTTAGCATCTTTCATATAACTAAATCCTCTAATATCTTCATCAACTTGTGGTGATGATATACCTAAATCATATAATATACCATCAACTTTAGTAATATTTCTTTTTAAAAGCTCAGATTGAATATTAGCAAAATTACTTTTAATTATTTCATATTTATCTTTAAAATCTTTTAAAATAATTTTACTATTATCAATGGCCATTTGATCTTGATCAAAAGCATATAGTTTGCCAGAGGTAAGTTTTGATAGTATAACTTTACTATGACCTGCTCGTCCTAATGTACAATCGACATAAATACCATTAGGTTTAATATTTAAGAAATCAATTGCTTCTGTTAACATTACAGAAATGTGTCTTGCATTGATATTATTCATAATTTTTATATCTCATCTAGAGCTGCTGCCGCTGACTCAAATTTATCCTTGGTATCTTGATTAAAACTATTTCAATTAGTTTCTGATCAAATCTCAATTTTATTGGAT
This genomic window contains:
- the rsmH gene encoding 16S rRNA (cytosine(1402)-N(4))-methyltransferase RsmH, which codes for MNNINARHISVMLTEAIDFLNIKPNGIYVDCTLGRAGHSKVILSKLTSGKLYAFDQDQMAIDNSKIILKDFKDKYEIIKSNFANIQSELLKRNITKVDGILYDLGISSPQVDEDIRGFSYMKDAKLDMRMDQSQKLNAWDIVNNYNYEQLKTIIKNYGEEVFASSIAKNIIKTRTFQPIDTTLQLVTIIKKSLPVRVLNKHHHPAKKTFQALRIAVNNELETLKSSLKQSLKLLNSNGRIVVISFHSLEDRIVKQTFNEVLIDPQAQLYAKLPVHNNWKTKYQLIIKKPITPKPDEINKNPRARSAKLRVITYIDS